Proteins encoded in a region of the Phoenix dactylifera cultivar Barhee BC4 chromosome 3, palm_55x_up_171113_PBpolish2nd_filt_p, whole genome shotgun sequence genome:
- the LOC103714397 gene encoding LOW QUALITY PROTEIN: ADP,ATP carrier protein ER-ANT1 (The sequence of the model RefSeq protein was modified relative to this genomic sequence to represent the inferred CDS: inserted 1 base in 1 codon) — protein sequence MVAPAGAAIDAAEKAAERPTGKMAADFVMGGVAAVVAKSAAAPVERVKLLLQNQGEMLKRGHLRRPYNGISNCFSRVLREEGVLSLWRGNQANVIRYFPTQAFNFAVKGYFQSLFGCSKEKDGYLKWLAVNVASGSAAGATTSLLLYHLDYARTRLATDAIEYRANNQRQFKGLLDVYRKTLASDGIAGLYRGFGVSIMGITLYRGLYFGIYDTVKPAVLVGPLEGNFLASFVLGWTVTTFSGVCAYPFDTLRRRMMLTSGQPSKYHGAFHALQLIVCKEGFSALFRGAAANMLSGMAGAGVLAGYDQLHRIASRHXYGFEQQLRGGLN from the exons ATGGTGGCTCCCGCCGGCGCCGCCATCGACGCGGCGGAGAAGGCGGCTGAGAGGCCGACGGGGAAAATGGCGGCGGACTTCGTGATGGGCGGCGTCGCGGCGGTGGTGGCGAAGAGCGCGGCAGCGCCGGTGGAGCGGGTGAAGCTCCTGCTGCAGAACCAGGGGGAGATGCTAAAGAGAGGCCACCTACGGCGGCCTTACAACGGGATCTCCAattgcttctcgagggttttGAGAGAGGAGGGCGTGCTCTCCCTCTGGAGAGGGAACCAGGCCAATGTCATCAGATACTTCCCCACCCAG GCCTTCAATTTTGCAGTCAAGGGATACTTCCAGAGCCTTTTTGGATGCTCAAAGGAGAAAGATGGTTATCTGAAGTGGTTAGCAGTTAATGTGGCTTCTGGTAGTGCTGCTGGAGCAACAACTTCATTGCTTTTATATCATTTAGATTATGCACGAACCCGGCTTGCAACGGATGCAATTGAATACCGAGCTAACAACCAACGCCAGTTTAAAGGACTACTAGATGTATACAGGAAGACACTGGCAAGTGATGGTATTGCTGGTTTGTATCGTGGTTTTGGAGTTTCTATAATGGGTATCACTCTGTATCGGGGCCTCTATTTTGGCATCTACGACACTGTGAAGCCTgctgttctagttggaccgttGGAG GGAAACTTTTTAGCTAGTTTTGTGTTAGGATGGACTGTGACAACATTTTCTGGGGTCTGTGCATACCCATTTGACACACTGCGCAGGAGAATGATGTTGACTTCAGGACAACCTTCCAAGTATCACGGCGCATTCCATGCCTTACAACTTATAGTCTGCAAGGAGGGTTTCTCTGCACTGTTTAGGGGAGCAGCTGCTAACATGCTCTCAGGAATGGCAGGAGCAGGAGTTCTTGCAGGATATGACCAGCTCCATCGAATTGCAAGCAGGC GTTACGGTTTTGAGCAACAGCTGAGAGGGGGATTAAATTGA